From Streptomyces qinzhouensis, one genomic window encodes:
- the purD gene encoding phosphoribosylamine--glycine ligase, with product MKVLVIGGGAREHALCRSLSLDPDVTAVHCAPGNAGIGEVAELHPVDALDGAAVARLAAELEAGLVVVGPEAPLVAGVADAVRAAGIPCFGPSREAARLEGSKAFAKDVMAAAGVPTARSYVCTDSEEIDEALDAFGAPYVVKDDGLAAGKGVVVTQDLAAARAHALACDRVVIEEYLDGPEVSLFAITDGETVVPLTPAQDFKRALDGDEGPNTGGMGAYSPLPWADPKLVDDVMNTVLQPTVDELRRRGTPFAGLLYAGLAITSRGVRVIEFNARFGDPETQVVLARLRTPLAGVLLHAARGTLADEPPLRWHEDAAVTVVIASHNYPDTPRTGDPITGLAEVAGKDAPHAYVLHAGTRQDGDSVVSAGGRVLSVTATGKDLREARERAYAAIGRIGLDGSHHRTDIAREAAESA from the coding sequence GTGAAGGTCCTTGTCATCGGCGGCGGCGCCCGCGAACACGCCCTGTGCCGCTCACTCTCCCTCGACCCCGACGTCACCGCTGTGCACTGCGCGCCCGGCAATGCGGGCATCGGCGAGGTCGCCGAACTGCACCCGGTCGACGCCCTCGACGGTGCTGCCGTCGCCCGCCTCGCGGCCGAACTGGAGGCCGGTCTCGTCGTCGTGGGCCCGGAGGCACCGCTCGTCGCCGGCGTCGCCGACGCCGTACGCGCCGCCGGGATCCCGTGCTTCGGCCCCTCCCGGGAAGCCGCGCGGCTCGAAGGCTCCAAGGCCTTCGCCAAGGACGTCATGGCCGCCGCCGGAGTGCCCACCGCCCGCTCCTACGTCTGCACCGACTCCGAGGAGATCGACGAGGCCCTCGACGCCTTCGGCGCCCCCTATGTGGTCAAGGACGACGGTCTGGCCGCCGGAAAGGGCGTCGTCGTCACCCAGGACCTCGCCGCCGCCCGGGCACACGCCCTCGCCTGCGACCGCGTCGTCATCGAGGAGTACCTCGACGGTCCCGAGGTCTCCCTCTTCGCGATCACCGACGGAGAGACCGTCGTCCCGCTCACCCCCGCCCAGGACTTCAAGCGCGCCCTCGACGGCGACGAGGGCCCCAACACCGGCGGCATGGGCGCCTACTCGCCGCTGCCCTGGGCCGACCCCAAGCTCGTCGACGACGTCATGAACACGGTCCTCCAGCCGACCGTGGACGAGCTGCGCCGGCGCGGTACCCCGTTCGCCGGACTGCTCTACGCGGGCCTGGCGATCACCTCCCGCGGCGTCCGCGTCATCGAGTTCAACGCCCGCTTCGGCGACCCGGAGACCCAGGTCGTCCTCGCCCGGCTGCGGACCCCCCTCGCGGGCGTCCTGCTCCACGCCGCCCGGGGCACCCTCGCCGACGAGCCGCCGCTGCGCTGGCACGAGGACGCCGCCGTCACCGTCGTCATCGCCTCCCACAACTACCCGGACACCCCGCGCACCGGTGACCCGATCACCGGTCTCGCCGAGGTCGCCGGGAAGGACGCGCCGCACGCGTACGTCCTCCACGCCGGTACCCGACAGGACGGCGACTCCGTCGTCAGCGCGGGCGGCCGGGTGCTTTCGGTCACCGCGACCGGAAAGGATCTGCGCGAGGCGCGCGAACGGGCGTACGCGGCCATCGGCCGGATCGGCCTCGACGGCTCCCACCACCGTACGGACATCGCCCGTGAGGCCGCCGAGTCCGCGTAG
- a CDS encoding DNA polymerase III subunit gamma and tau, protein MSSLALYRRYRPESFAEVIGQEHVTDPLQQALRNNRVNHAYLFSGPRGCGKTTSARILARCLNCEHGPTPTPCGECRSCRDLARNGPGSIDVIEIDAASHGGVDDARDLREKAFFGPAGSRYKIYIIDEAHMVTPQGFNALLKVVEEPPEHLKFIFATTEPEKVIGTIRSRTHHYPFRLVPPGTLRDYLGEVCGQEKIPVADGVLPLVVRAGAGSVRDSMSVMDQLLAGATEEGVTYAMATGLLGYTDGSLLDSVVEAFASGDGAAAFEVVDRIIEGGNDPRRFVADLLERLRDLVILAAVPDAAEKGLIDAPVDVVERMQGQAAVFGAAELSRAADLVNTGLTEMRGATAPRLQLELICARVLLPGAFDDERSLQARLDRLERGAAAGATFSAGPAAPAPGGVPMGYESGGAASAVHPRSVPVAPEPVAAEPVAPAAVPQAPPAAPEPAQQHEPQQSQQQRPGAWPGAGAGAGGEGGRRPGGWPTATAPGEGARTAPQAPQPAPAPETRPQSQPQSQPPAPAAAQGAAQVRNMWPGILEAVKNRRRFTWILLSQNAQVAGFDGTTLQIGFLNPGARDNFASSGSEEVLRQALAEQFHVQWKIEAIVDPTGGAGGPSGPGGGASGGYGRPSQAPSAPPRPAAPAPSGPPAAPVPSSPAPSQQQQPPSSGRPPAAQPPPPPAPEAYGGPPPVAPEDDTPEDDDPDLVDSALSGHDLIVRELGATVLEEYTNE, encoded by the coding sequence GTGTCGTCGCTTGCGTTGTACCGCCGCTATCGCCCGGAATCGTTCGCCGAGGTCATCGGGCAGGAGCATGTCACTGACCCGTTGCAGCAGGCCCTGCGGAACAACCGGGTCAATCACGCGTACCTGTTCAGCGGGCCGCGGGGGTGCGGCAAGACGACCAGTGCGCGGATTCTGGCGCGCTGTCTGAACTGTGAGCACGGGCCGACGCCCACGCCCTGCGGGGAGTGCCGGTCCTGCCGGGACCTCGCGCGCAACGGGCCCGGGTCCATCGATGTCATCGAGATCGACGCGGCCTCGCACGGTGGTGTGGACGACGCCCGTGACCTGCGGGAAAAGGCGTTCTTCGGGCCGGCGGGCAGCCGCTACAAGATCTACATCATCGACGAGGCCCACATGGTCACCCCGCAGGGATTCAATGCCCTGCTGAAGGTGGTCGAGGAGCCGCCGGAGCATCTGAAGTTCATCTTCGCGACCACCGAGCCGGAGAAGGTCATCGGGACCATCCGCTCGCGTACGCACCACTACCCGTTCCGGCTCGTCCCGCCCGGGACCCTGCGGGACTATCTGGGCGAGGTCTGCGGGCAGGAGAAGATCCCCGTGGCGGACGGCGTCCTGCCGCTGGTCGTCCGGGCCGGTGCCGGGTCCGTGCGGGATTCCATGTCGGTGATGGACCAGTTGCTGGCGGGGGCCACCGAGGAAGGTGTGACCTATGCCATGGCCACCGGCCTCCTCGGGTACACGGACGGGTCCCTGCTCGACTCCGTCGTGGAAGCCTTCGCCTCCGGGGACGGCGCCGCGGCCTTCGAGGTGGTCGACCGGATCATCGAAGGCGGCAACGACCCCCGGCGCTTCGTCGCCGATCTGCTGGAGCGGCTGCGCGATCTGGTGATCCTGGCCGCCGTCCCGGACGCCGCCGAGAAGGGCCTCATCGACGCCCCGGTCGATGTCGTGGAACGGATGCAGGGGCAGGCCGCCGTCTTCGGCGCCGCCGAGCTGAGCCGCGCCGCCGACCTGGTCAACACCGGGCTCACCGAGATGCGCGGGGCCACCGCGCCCCGGCTCCAGCTGGAGCTGATCTGCGCCCGCGTGCTGCTGCCCGGCGCCTTCGACGACGAGCGTTCGCTCCAGGCCCGGCTCGACCGGCTGGAGCGGGGCGCCGCCGCGGGTGCGACCTTCTCCGCCGGGCCCGCCGCGCCCGCGCCCGGTGGTGTGCCCATGGGGTACGAGAGCGGGGGAGCGGCCTCCGCCGTGCACCCCCGGAGCGTGCCCGTCGCCCCTGAGCCCGTCGCCGCCGAGCCGGTGGCCCCCGCCGCCGTACCGCAGGCCCCGCCGGCGGCCCCCGAGCCCGCGCAGCAGCACGAGCCGCAGCAGTCCCAGCAGCAGCGTCCCGGAGCCTGGCCCGGTGCCGGTGCCGGTGCCGGAGGCGAGGGCGGCCGGCGGCCCGGTGGCTGGCCCACCGCCACCGCGCCCGGCGAGGGCGCCAGGACCGCGCCCCAGGCACCGCAGCCCGCCCCGGCCCCGGAGACCCGGCCCCAGTCCCAGCCGCAGTCCCAGCCCCCGGCCCCCGCGGCGGCACAGGGCGCCGCCCAGGTGCGCAACATGTGGCCCGGGATCCTGGAGGCCGTGAAGAACCGCCGCCGCTTCACCTGGATTCTCCTCAGCCAGAACGCCCAGGTCGCCGGGTTCGACGGCACCACCCTCCAGATCGGTTTCCTCAACCCCGGCGCCCGCGACAACTTCGCGAGCAGCGGCAGCGAAGAGGTCCTCCGCCAGGCCTTGGCCGAGCAGTTCCACGTCCAGTGGAAGATCGAGGCCATCGTCGACCCCACGGGCGGCGCCGGCGGCCCCTCGGGCCCCGGCGGCGGCGCGAGCGGTGGCTACGGTCGGCCGTCCCAGGCCCCGTCCGCGCCCCCGCGCCCCGCGGCCCCCGCGCCGAGCGGCCCCCCGGCCGCCCCCGTACCGTCGTCGCCCGCTCCCTCGCAGCAGCAACAGCCACCGTCGTCCGGACGCCCCCCGGCCGCGCAGCCCCCGCCGCCCCCGGCCCCCGAGGCCTACGGCGGCCCCCCGCCCGTCGCCCCCGAGGACGACACCCCGGAGGACGACGACCCCGACCTCGTCGACTCCGCGCTCTCCGGTCACGATCTGATCGTGCGCGAGCTGGGCGCCACGGTCCTGGAGGAATATACGAATGAGTAG
- a CDS encoding AAA family ATPase, with protein sequence MDKPAEMFDRDYEWSALSRFITDPQPGATLGVVSGRRRQGKTFLLDAACRATGGFYFGATEAADAESLRRISAALTAHVHPASPFHFANWAEAVDALLALGAEQPVPVVIDEFPYLAKANPELPSIIQEALRPLRDQRTGSRTRLLLCGSALSFMGRLLSGSAPLRGRAGLELVVRPLDYRLAAEFWDITDPHLAMKVNAIVGGTPAYRREFARGDTPRGPDDFDDWVVRTVLNPETPLFREARYLLAEEPDLRDTALYLSVLAAVADGNATRGGMAGYLERKATDIAHPINVLEDAGLLHRDADTFRDNRPTYRIAEPLIGFYHAIMRPVWDQLERPGSAARVWQASRRRFVSNVLGPHFEQVCRDWALHHADPELLGGLPARVGQGVVHDPKARTGHEVDVAVIGIADGAKPPLLAIGEAKWNDTMGAAHIERLRHIRDLITLAGRYDTTNTQLMCFSGAGFNDKAHAAAAADSDIRLIDLAALYSQA encoded by the coding sequence GTGGACAAGCCTGCCGAGATGTTCGACCGGGACTACGAGTGGTCAGCTCTGAGCCGGTTCATCACCGATCCTCAGCCGGGAGCGACCCTGGGTGTGGTCTCCGGGCGTCGCCGCCAAGGCAAGACCTTCCTGCTGGATGCCGCCTGCCGTGCCACCGGAGGGTTCTACTTCGGTGCGACCGAGGCCGCCGATGCCGAGTCGCTACGGCGGATCAGCGCTGCGCTGACCGCCCATGTCCACCCCGCCAGTCCGTTCCACTTCGCCAATTGGGCAGAAGCCGTCGACGCACTGCTCGCGCTCGGCGCCGAGCAGCCTGTCCCTGTGGTGATCGACGAGTTCCCCTACCTCGCCAAGGCCAACCCCGAGCTGCCCTCGATCATCCAAGAGGCGCTGCGGCCGCTGCGTGACCAGCGCACTGGCTCCCGTACCCGGCTGCTGCTGTGCGGCTCGGCGCTGTCCTTCATGGGCCGGCTGCTGTCGGGCAGCGCCCCACTGCGCGGACGGGCCGGGCTGGAACTGGTCGTCCGCCCCCTGGACTACCGCCTCGCCGCCGAGTTCTGGGACATCACCGACCCCCACCTGGCCATGAAGGTGAATGCGATCGTGGGCGGCACCCCGGCCTATCGGCGCGAATTCGCACGCGGTGACACGCCAAGGGGTCCGGATGACTTCGACGACTGGGTCGTTCGCACCGTCCTCAACCCCGAGACCCCCCTCTTCCGCGAGGCCCGCTATCTGCTGGCCGAAGAACCCGACCTTCGCGACACCGCCCTGTACCTGTCCGTTCTGGCCGCCGTTGCCGACGGCAACGCCACCCGCGGAGGTATGGCCGGCTACCTGGAACGCAAGGCGACCGACATCGCACATCCCATCAACGTCCTCGAAGACGCGGGCCTGCTCCACCGGGACGCCGATACCTTCCGCGACAACCGGCCCACCTACCGCATCGCCGAACCACTGATCGGCTTTTACCACGCGATCATGCGACCGGTCTGGGACCAGCTGGAGCGCCCCGGCAGCGCAGCCCGGGTCTGGCAGGCCAGCCGTCGGCGCTTCGTCAGCAACGTCCTCGGACCTCATTTCGAGCAGGTCTGCCGCGACTGGGCGCTGCATCACGCCGACCCCGAGCTTCTGGGCGGTCTGCCCGCCCGCGTCGGACAGGGCGTCGTCCACGATCCCAAGGCCCGCACCGGCCATGAGGTCGACGTGGCAGTGATCGGAATCGCGGATGGCGCCAAGCCTCCACTGCTGGCTATCGGAGAGGCCAAGTGGAACGACACCATGGGCGCCGCCCACATCGAACGTCTCCGGCATATCCGCGACCTCATCACTCTGGCAGGCCGCTACGACACCACGAATACGCAGCTCATGTGCTTCAGCGGAGCCGGCTTCAACGACAAGGCGCACGCTGCGGCAGCGGCCGACTCGGACATCCGGCTGATCGACCTGGCGGCCCTCTACAGTCAGGCCTGA
- a CDS encoding CopG family transcriptional regulator, with protein sequence MATKKVTVTIPVDLLEEIRGEVAERGLSAYVAEALRFKRDRDRLRELADWLEEEHGPVTESESAAVRDELDDLDAEHARRAAGRNPAGEAA encoded by the coding sequence ATGGCAACGAAAAAGGTGACGGTGACGATCCCCGTGGACCTCCTTGAGGAGATCCGCGGGGAGGTGGCCGAGCGGGGCCTGTCGGCGTATGTGGCCGAAGCATTGCGCTTCAAGCGGGACCGCGACCGGCTCAGGGAGCTCGCCGACTGGCTGGAGGAGGAGCACGGGCCGGTCACGGAGAGCGAGAGCGCGGCTGTACGCGACGAACTGGACGATCTCGATGCCGAGCATGCGCGCCGTGCGGCCGGGCGGAACCCAGCGGGAGAGGCCGCGTGA
- a CDS encoding aminotransferase class V-fold PLP-dependent enzyme codes for MRENDSASEIGREALHLDVPALRADTPGCRQVIHFNNAGCGLLAAPVLDAMVGHLNLEARMGGYEASAARAAEVREFYTETAALINTAPDNIAFAGSATHAYANALSSIPFEPGDTILTTRDDFVSNQIAFLSLRKRFGVRIVHAPDAPEGGADVEAMAALMRTHRPRLVSATHVPTNSGLVSPVADIGRHCRELDLLYLVDACQSVGQLVIDVEEIGCDLLTATCRKFLRGPRGSGFLYVSDRVLRTGYEPLFIDMHGARWTEPGGYEPVATAARFEEWEFPYATVLGSAAATRYARRVGIEAIEQRTPALAARLRARLEAVPGVRLLDRGPRLAALVTFGVAGWQPVPFKAALDALGINSALSYREFAQFDFGDKGVEWCLRLSPHYYNTEEEVDHVAEAVADLTGRGRP; via the coding sequence ATGAGAGAGAATGATAGCGCTTCTGAAATCGGCCGGGAAGCACTTCACCTGGACGTCCCCGCCCTGCGGGCCGACACCCCGGGCTGCCGGCAGGTCATCCACTTCAACAACGCGGGCTGCGGCCTGCTGGCGGCCCCGGTGCTCGATGCGATGGTCGGCCATCTGAACCTCGAGGCCCGGATGGGCGGTTACGAGGCGTCGGCCGCCCGAGCCGCCGAAGTCCGCGAGTTCTATACGGAGACCGCCGCGCTCATCAACACCGCGCCCGACAACATCGCCTTCGCGGGCAGCGCCACCCACGCCTATGCCAACGCCCTGTCGTCGATCCCGTTCGAACCCGGCGACACCATCCTCACCACCCGCGACGACTTCGTCTCCAACCAGATCGCCTTCCTGTCCCTGCGCAAGCGGTTCGGCGTGCGCATCGTCCACGCGCCGGACGCGCCCGAGGGCGGGGCCGATGTGGAAGCGATGGCCGCGCTGATGCGAACCCACCGCCCGCGCCTGGTCTCCGCCACCCATGTCCCCACCAACTCGGGTCTGGTCTCACCGGTCGCCGACATCGGCCGCCACTGCCGCGAACTGGACCTGCTCTACCTGGTCGACGCCTGCCAGTCGGTGGGACAGCTCGTCATCGACGTGGAAGAGATCGGCTGCGATCTCCTCACCGCCACCTGCCGCAAATTCCTCCGCGGCCCGCGCGGCTCCGGATTCCTGTACGTCTCCGATCGCGTCCTGCGTACGGGCTACGAGCCGCTGTTCATCGACATGCACGGCGCCCGCTGGACCGAGCCGGGCGGCTACGAGCCGGTGGCGACGGCGGCCCGGTTCGAGGAGTGGGAGTTCCCGTACGCCACGGTTCTCGGCAGCGCCGCCGCGACGCGCTACGCCCGCCGGGTCGGCATCGAGGCCATCGAGCAGCGCACCCCGGCGCTCGCGGCCCGGCTGCGCGCCCGGCTCGAAGCCGTACCCGGGGTGCGTCTGCTCGACCGCGGCCCGCGCCTTGCCGCGCTCGTCACCTTCGGCGTGGCGGGCTGGCAGCCGGTGCCGTTCAAGGCGGCCCTGGACGCCCTCGGTATCAACTCGGCGCTCAGTTACCGCGAGTTCGCGCAGTTCGACTTCGGGGACAAGGGCGTCGAATGGTGCCTGCGTCTGTCGCCGCACTACTACAACACCGAGGAGGAGGTCGACCACGTCGCCGAAGCGGTCGCGGACCTCACCGGCCGGGGACGTCCATGA
- a CDS encoding PLP-dependent aminotransferase family protein produces the protein MNDGSTSGELADSLRTLLSRLSPGDRLPSSRELIKEYRVGPATVARAIAALAAEGAVVTRPGSGTYVAQRIRLHDETSAGVADTAWQTVALTDRAVDTHLIADPLGPPPAGTITMDGGYVHRSLQPTRALSAALARAARRPDAWDRAPAGGLMALRTVFGRIIGGSVAPEDVLVTAGGQSALSIAFRAVAGPGSPVLVESPTYPRALAAARAAGLRPVPVPLDADGLRPDLLADAFAMTGARLLYCQPTYQNPTGTVLAPERRRQILDVARASGAFVIEDDFARHLGHGGPVPRSLVADDRDGTVIHITSLTKPAAPSLRIGALVARGPVMERMRAVRLVDDFFVTRPLQEAALEVLSSPSWDRHVRSLGAALRERCAALAAAVAREMPGATVAGLPTGGLHLWVRLPAGVDDTVLTSAARQRGVTVSAGSRYFATEPPAAHLRIGFATTADLAELTEGAHRLGAALADLGPGRG, from the coding sequence ATGAACGACGGTAGCACTTCTGGTGAGTTGGCCGACAGTCTTCGTACGCTGCTCTCCCGGCTTTCGCCCGGCGACCGGCTGCCGAGCAGCCGGGAGCTGATCAAGGAGTACCGGGTCGGCCCCGCGACCGTGGCGCGGGCCATCGCCGCGCTGGCCGCCGAGGGCGCGGTGGTGACCCGGCCGGGCAGCGGGACGTATGTGGCGCAGCGGATCCGGCTCCACGACGAAACCTCCGCCGGTGTCGCCGATACGGCCTGGCAGACGGTCGCCCTCACCGACCGCGCCGTCGACACCCATCTGATCGCCGACCCGCTCGGACCGCCACCGGCCGGAACGATCACCATGGACGGCGGCTATGTGCACCGCTCGCTCCAGCCCACCCGGGCGCTGAGCGCGGCGCTGGCCCGGGCGGCCCGCCGGCCGGACGCCTGGGACCGCGCCCCGGCCGGCGGTCTGATGGCGCTGCGTACCGTGTTCGGCCGCATCATCGGCGGCAGTGTGGCACCGGAGGACGTACTCGTCACCGCGGGCGGGCAGAGCGCGCTGTCGATCGCGTTCCGGGCCGTCGCCGGGCCCGGCAGCCCGGTCCTGGTGGAGTCCCCCACCTATCCCCGGGCACTGGCCGCCGCCCGCGCCGCGGGCCTGCGGCCGGTGCCGGTACCGCTCGACGCCGACGGGCTGCGGCCCGATCTGCTGGCCGACGCGTTCGCGATGACCGGCGCCCGGCTGCTGTACTGCCAGCCGACCTACCAGAATCCGACCGGCACCGTGCTGGCGCCCGAACGGCGCCGCCAGATCCTCGATGTGGCGCGCGCTTCGGGCGCGTTCGTGATCGAGGACGATTTCGCCCGGCACCTGGGACACGGCGGCCCGGTGCCCCGGTCGCTGGTGGCCGACGACCGCGACGGCACGGTCATCCACATCACCTCGCTCACCAAGCCCGCGGCGCCGAGCCTGCGGATCGGGGCGCTGGTGGCCCGCGGGCCGGTGATGGAGCGGATGCGGGCGGTACGCCTGGTCGACGACTTCTTCGTCACCCGCCCGCTCCAGGAGGCCGCGCTGGAGGTGCTCAGCTCCCCGTCCTGGGACCGGCACGTCCGGTCGCTCGGCGCGGCGCTCAGGGAGCGGTGCGCGGCGCTGGCCGCCGCGGTCGCCCGGGAGATGCCCGGCGCGACCGTGGCCGGGTTGCCCACGGGCGGGCTGCACCTGTGGGTCCGGCTGCCGGCCGGTGTGGACGACACCGTACTGACCAGTGCCGCCAGGCAGCGCGGCGTCACCGTGAGCGCGGGCAGCCGCTACTTCGCCACCGAGCCGCCGGCGGCTCATCTGCGGATCGGATTCGCCACCACCGCCGACCTCGCCGAACTGACCGAGGGGGCACACCGGCTGGGCGCCGCGCTCGCGGATCTCGGCCCCGGGCGGGGCTGA
- a CDS encoding cupin domain-containing protein translates to MTTAQNMSGYVWSAVESAPVRELFPGIRLRPLWTGGNGASAQVVEMDPGACWEGVDVHEPGPEEVFVVSGVFNDGYRDYPAGSFIHAPAGSSHIPQTATGCTLFVFYPEG, encoded by the coding sequence ATGACGACAGCACAGAACATGTCCGGCTATGTCTGGTCCGCCGTCGAGAGCGCACCGGTGCGCGAGCTCTTTCCGGGGATCCGCCTCCGGCCGCTCTGGACGGGCGGGAACGGGGCATCGGCTCAGGTGGTGGAGATGGATCCGGGGGCCTGCTGGGAGGGGGTCGATGTGCATGAGCCCGGGCCCGAGGAGGTCTTCGTGGTGTCCGGCGTCTTCAACGACGGGTACCGGGACTATCCCGCCGGGTCCTTCATCCACGCGCCCGCCGGGTCCTCGCACATTCCGCAGACGGCGACCGGCTGCACCCTGTTCGTCTTCTACCCCGAAGGCTGA
- a CDS encoding carboxymuconolactone decarboxylase family protein, producing the protein MNARMNLFGNQTANKVIKGLVSAGTAVSATGLSAVTQELVKIRASQINGCGFCLDMHIKEAAAAGEDATRLHLIAAWREATVFTDAERAALELAEQGTRITDGAGGVTDEAWANAAKYYDEEQLIGLVSLVALINSFNRLNVMTQQPAGSYRAGQFS; encoded by the coding sequence ATGAACGCCCGAATGAACCTCTTCGGCAACCAGACCGCGAACAAGGTCATCAAGGGCCTGGTCTCGGCCGGCACCGCCGTCTCCGCCACCGGACTGTCCGCGGTGACCCAGGAGCTGGTGAAGATCCGCGCGAGCCAGATCAACGGCTGCGGCTTCTGCCTCGACATGCACATCAAGGAGGCCGCGGCGGCCGGTGAGGACGCGACGCGCCTGCACCTGATCGCGGCCTGGCGGGAGGCGACGGTCTTCACCGACGCCGAGCGCGCGGCCCTGGAACTGGCCGAACAGGGCACCCGGATCACCGACGGGGCCGGCGGAGTGACCGACGAGGCCTGGGCGAACGCGGCCAAGTACTACGACGAGGAGCAGCTCATCGGGCTGGTCTCGCTGGTCGCCCTGATCAACTCCTTCAACCGGCTGAACGTCATGACCCAGCAGCCCGCCGGGAGCTACCGGGCCGGCCAGTTCTCCTGA
- a CDS encoding DUF418 domain-containing protein, with product MSLPTAHIRTDRTARSTEVDALRGFALLGILLVNALMMAGPYGFGAIGESGGSVGDRTVTGLVQTLVAGKFYLMFSFLFGYSLTFQTAAAERDGARPVPRLLRRSLGLFVLGLLHAVLLFPGDILMTYALLGLILIAVRNCAAETARRAARIVYGVGGSLLLLVGLASLLLSETGAAELDAELAAESAALAADYRTDPAGVLAANIAQLPDTLLAILPMGGLVVAAFLTGLYGGRRDLLTVPTEALHRAKLRRRCLLWAAAGLPGSVFMALAFSGPWGPRWVVLGEAVGAVTAPALTFSYICGALLLLGTTRGARLAALLAPAGRMALTNYLSQSLVLALVFTAYGLALYDRVPPAAVIAGAFTLYAGQLALSGWLMARYRYGPVERLLRTVTYARLRNGETQVTSTGVTSAGPRQS from the coding sequence GTGTCTTTGCCGACGGCACACATACGCACCGACCGCACCGCGCGCAGTACGGAGGTCGATGCCCTGCGCGGCTTTGCCCTCCTGGGAATTCTGCTGGTCAACGCCTTGATGATGGCCGGACCCTATGGTTTCGGCGCCATCGGCGAGTCCGGCGGATCGGTCGGCGACCGGACCGTCACAGGCCTCGTCCAGACCTTGGTGGCCGGCAAGTTCTATCTGATGTTCTCGTTCCTCTTCGGCTACAGCCTCACCTTCCAGACGGCCGCCGCCGAACGCGACGGCGCCCGCCCCGTCCCGCGACTGCTGCGCCGGTCGCTCGGCCTGTTCGTGCTGGGCCTCCTGCACGCCGTCCTGCTGTTCCCCGGCGACATCCTCATGACCTACGCCCTGCTGGGGCTGATCCTGATCGCCGTCCGGAACTGCGCCGCGGAGACGGCCCGGCGCGCCGCCCGGATCGTCTACGGAGTCGGGGGCTCGCTGCTGCTCCTCGTGGGGCTGGCGTCCCTGCTGCTGTCGGAGACCGGCGCCGCCGAGCTGGACGCCGAACTCGCCGCGGAATCGGCCGCGCTGGCCGCCGACTACCGCACGGACCCGGCCGGTGTCCTCGCCGCCAACATCGCGCAGCTGCCGGACACCCTCCTCGCGATACTGCCGATGGGCGGACTGGTCGTGGCGGCCTTCCTGACCGGTCTGTACGGCGGCCGACGCGACCTGCTCACCGTCCCCACCGAGGCTCTCCACCGGGCGAAGCTGCGCCGCCGCTGTCTCCTCTGGGCCGCCGCGGGACTGCCCGGCAGTGTCTTCATGGCGCTCGCGTTCAGCGGCCCGTGGGGGCCGCGCTGGGTCGTCCTCGGCGAGGCGGTGGGGGCCGTCACGGCGCCCGCCCTCACCTTCTCGTACATCTGCGGAGCGCTCCTCCTCCTCGGCACCACACGCGGCGCGCGCCTCGCGGCCCTGCTCGCCCCCGCCGGGCGGATGGCACTGACGAACTATCTGAGCCAGTCGCTCGTCCTGGCCCTGGTCTTCACCGCCTACGGCCTCGCCCTGTACGACCGCGTCCCCCCGGCCGCCGTCATCGCCGGGGCGTTCACGCTGTACGCCGGGCAGCTCGCGCTCAGCGGGTGGCTGATGGCCCGCTACCGGTACGGCCCGGTGGAACGGCTGCTGCGCACGGTGACGTACGCCCGCCTCCGGAATGGTGAGACCCAGGTCACATCCACCGGTGTCACATCGGCGGGCCCGCGGCAGTCATAG